From one bacterium genomic stretch:
- a CDS encoding flagellar brake domain-containing protein yields the protein MFSFIKELGKIDVEYKYDESEDKNNIFKSYIKSVETEYILIDFLFYKGVEYNIPNEKQVTVKFKEKTGIYSGACKILGRDNSRIPGIKISYPDDIKFIQRREYVRVPLSLKMELSIFPEKEDDEINVCVVNSLDISGSGFCYISDRPTEKHSKIIGKIYLPNSNIEPVEVLIKHVHSKKIIAAGKNKHKNSFTFIDINEKSRDKLIKEIFLYELKLRKKGI from the coding sequence ATGTTTTCCTTTATAAAAGAACTCGGTAAAATCGATGTTGAATACAAATATGACGAGTCAGAAGATAAAAATAATATTTTTAAAAGTTATATTAAAAGTGTTGAAACTGAGTATATACTTATAGATTTTTTATTTTATAAAGGCGTAGAGTATAATATTCCTAATGAAAAACAGGTTACTGTCAAATTTAAAGAAAAAACAGGAATTTATTCAGGAGCTTGTAAAATACTTGGCAGGGATAATTCAAGGATTCCCGGTATTAAAATTTCGTATCCTGATGATATTAAATTTATTCAGCGCAGAGAATATGTAAGAGTTCCTCTTTCGTTAAAAATGGAATTGAGTATTTTCCCAGAGAAAGAAGATGATGAAATTAATGTCTGTGTTGTAAATAGTCTAGATATAAGCGGTTCTGGGTTTTGTTATATTTCAGACAGACCAACAGAAAAGCACTCAAAAATAATTGGAAAAATTTACCTGCCCAATTCGAATATAGAGCCTGTTGAAGTTCTTATAAAACACGTTCATTCTAAAAAAATTATAGCTGCAGGAAAAAATAAGCACAAAAATTCTTTTACTTTCATTGATATAAACGAAAAATCAAGAGATAAACTTATTAAAGAAATTTTTCTTTATGAGTTGAAATTAAGAAAAAAAGGAATATAA
- a CDS encoding TIGR00282 family metallophosphoesterase, which translates to MKENINILFLGDIVGKPGRQSVALFLEQSGEKYDFVIANIENASHGFGLTEKNYHELESLGIGAMTSGNHIWDKKEVFNFIDNADKLVRPLNYPEGTPGFGSRVFELAENLSVGVINIQGTVFMSPITPPWEMLKAEIQKIQYKTPVVIIDIHAEATAEKVSCGYIADKLSVSAVIGTHTHIQTADEKILENGAAYITDAGFCGAYNSVIGMDIEESVKRLVTCLPVKFEVVSSDEVQVNGIELSINAKTGCALNIKRINNVFNLSS; encoded by the coding sequence ATGAAAGAAAATATAAATATATTATTCCTAGGGGATATAGTCGGAAAACCAGGCAGACAAAGTGTTGCCCTGTTTCTCGAACAATCCGGTGAAAAATATGATTTTGTTATAGCAAATATCGAAAATGCCTCTCATGGCTTTGGATTAACTGAAAAAAACTATCATGAACTCGAGTCTCTGGGCATAGGAGCGATGACTTCAGGTAATCATATTTGGGACAAAAAAGAAGTATTTAATTTTATAGATAATGCAGATAAACTTGTTAGACCTCTAAATTATCCCGAAGGCACTCCCGGTTTTGGTTCAAGGGTATTTGAACTTGCTGAAAATCTTTCAGTAGGCGTTATTAATATACAGGGAACAGTATTTATGTCGCCAATAACACCGCCATGGGAAATGTTAAAAGCGGAAATTCAAAAAATTCAGTATAAAACACCAGTTGTGATAATCGATATCCACGCGGAAGCAACGGCAGAAAAAGTGTCATGCGGCTATATAGCTGACAAATTATCAGTAAGTGCAGTTATAGGAACGCATACTCATATACAGACGGCAGATGAGAAAATTTTAGAGAATGGCGCTGCCTATATTACCGATGCAGGGTTTTGCGGAGCTTATAACAGCGTCATAGGTATGGATATAGAAGAATCTGTGAAAAGGTTGGTTACTTGTTTGCCTGTTAAATTTGAAGTGGTTTCCAGTGATGAAGTTCAGGTAAACGGAATAGAATTAAGTATCAATGCCAAAACAGGGTGTGCATTGAATATAAAAAGAATTAATAATGTATTTAATTTAAGTAGTTGA
- a CDS encoding PBP1A family penicillin-binding protein, producing MKNRPINHFYNIDLLSKTELERSELFKSAFKRIFAIAGLLIFLLSLGVSVYLLKTLAEFPDVSFLNSYAPDQSTQIFDINNNLVASIHADEDRISVPLNKISRYLQSAVISIEDNRFYSHSGIDLMGTVRAFYNNLLHRDSIQGGSTLTQQLVKNSFLTPERSIKRKFLEAILAIKVEMYYSKNEILEKYLNQIYWGNQAYGIEKGARRYFKKSAKDLNLAESSMLAGLIRAPELYSPYTNMKDAKKRQMVVLNKMYEFGFITKKQKYSAYAGPLKLAPRKFAYAKYIYFVDYVSYVLRKRYGDNIVRRGGLNVYTTLDPEVQQIAEKTITEGIKALPKGCGVREGALVSINVKNGYVQALVGGVDFTKSQFNRAVLAKRPVGSGFKPVVYLTGLRLGAINPESTIFDAPVAYRTKWNVWCPHNWDGKYLGKLTVRKALTLSRNTPTVRIALKVGVDKIIETARLLGIKSYIRRGFSMVLGSSEITPLEVAAVYSTLARDGVYIEPVAIRFVKDNKGNVLEVSNNTPVRVVKQEPVRELDSILVDVVEKGTGKSAKLEDRQVAGKTGTTDSVKDIWFNGFTPDTATTIWMGNDENQTLSGVFSSNCAVLWNKFSTEYYKIKKIPPEPFPLSEMEIKNQVAAKVKIKTEEDLNKKTGIKSSLKKQNYKNKKKYKFKKLKTKENKANNNEIKLPERTYVPDENDYENRYKKAKQQEEQNQTYQYPQQNYNNYQQ from the coding sequence ATGAAAAATCGACCAATAAACCATTTTTATAATATTGATCTTCTTTCCAAAACTGAACTTGAAAGGTCAGAACTCTTTAAGTCGGCTTTTAAAAGGATTTTTGCTATAGCAGGTCTTCTTATTTTTTTATTAAGTCTTGGCGTATCGGTTTATTTGTTAAAGACTTTAGCGGAGTTTCCGGATGTATCTTTTTTAAATTCTTATGCTCCTGATCAATCAACCCAGATTTTTGATATAAATAATAATCTTGTTGCAAGCATTCATGCTGATGAAGACAGGATTTCCGTGCCACTTAATAAAATTTCCCGCTATTTACAAAGCGCAGTTATTTCTATCGAAGACAACCGATTTTACAGCCACAGCGGAATTGATTTAATGGGTACCGTTAGGGCTTTTTATAATAATCTTTTGCATAGGGATTCGATTCAGGGAGGAAGTACTTTAACCCAGCAGTTGGTAAAAAATTCTTTTTTAACGCCTGAAAGATCGATAAAAAGAAAGTTTCTGGAAGCAATTCTTGCTATAAAAGTTGAAATGTATTATTCAAAAAATGAAATTCTTGAAAAATACCTGAATCAGATTTATTGGGGAAATCAAGCCTATGGTATTGAAAAAGGAGCCAGAAGATATTTTAAAAAATCGGCAAAAGATCTTAATTTAGCTGAATCTTCTATGCTCGCAGGATTAATTCGAGCTCCTGAGCTTTATTCTCCTTACACTAATATGAAAGATGCCAAAAAAAGGCAGATGGTAGTGCTAAATAAAATGTATGAATTTGGTTTTATAACCAAAAAACAGAAATATTCGGCTTATGCAGGACCATTGAAGCTTGCGCCGCGTAAATTTGCCTACGCAAAGTATATTTATTTTGTAGATTATGTGTCTTACGTGTTAAGAAAAAGATATGGCGATAATATTGTCAGAAGAGGCGGACTGAATGTTTATACGACTTTGGATCCGGAAGTGCAGCAAATTGCGGAAAAAACCATTACAGAAGGCATAAAGGCTTTACCAAAAGGATGCGGAGTAAGAGAAGGCGCTCTTGTTTCAATTAATGTTAAAAATGGTTATGTTCAGGCTCTTGTCGGAGGTGTTGACTTTACAAAGAGCCAATTTAACAGGGCAGTTTTAGCTAAAAGACCTGTAGGCTCAGGATTTAAACCAGTTGTTTACCTGACAGGGTTGCGGCTAGGTGCAATTAATCCTGAGTCTACGATATTTGATGCGCCTGTTGCTTATCGTACAAAGTGGAATGTATGGTGTCCGCATAATTGGGACGGTAAATATTTAGGGAAATTAACTGTAAGAAAAGCTCTTACTCTATCAAGAAATACGCCGACTGTCAGAATTGCCCTGAAAGTTGGTGTTGATAAAATAATTGAAACAGCAAGATTGCTGGGCATTAAAAGCTATATAAGGCGAGGTTTTTCCATGGTTCTTGGCTCATCTGAGATTACACCTCTGGAAGTGGCTGCTGTTTATAGCACACTGGCTCGTGATGGTGTCTATATCGAGCCAGTAGCAATAAGATTTGTTAAAGATAACAAAGGAAATGTTCTTGAAGTTTCTAATAACACGCCTGTAAGGGTTGTAAAGCAGGAACCTGTTAGAGAATTAGATTCTATCCTTGTAGATGTCGTTGAAAAAGGCACAGGAAAGTCAGCTAAGCTTGAAGATAGACAGGTAGCAGGAAAAACAGGGACAACTGACAGTGTAAAAGATATCTGGTTTAACGGATTCACTCCTGATACCGCAACTACAATATGGATGGGCAATGATGAAAACCAGACGTTAAGCGGAGTGTTCAGCAGTAATTGCGCTGTTCTATGGAATAAATTCAGTACAGAATACTACAAAATTAAAAAGATTCCGCCTGAACCCTTTCCTCTTTCCGAAATGGAAATAAAAAATCAGGTAGCCGCTAAAGTTAAAATAAAAACAGAAGAAGATTTAAATAAAAAAACAGGGATTAAAAGTTCATTAAAAAAACAAAATTACAAAAACAAAAAGAAATATAAGTTTAAAAAGCTTAAAACAAAGGAAAATAAAGCGAATAATAATGAAATTAAACTTCCTGAGAGAACTTATGTTCCTGATGAAAATGATTATGAAAACAGATACAAAAAAGCAAAACAGCAGGAGGAGCAAAATCAAACTTATCAATATCCTCAGCAAAATTACAACAACTATCAGCAATAA
- a CDS encoding tetratricopeptide repeat protein — protein sequence MSETVIIEKLNNKIEKMQKNGNISKAIEMCQTAIQNDPTNAGLHIRLGDLYLENHLNIYQPKQFLDDAILEYQRALESNLNSSDIHYKLGCAYYYKGELEKALNHFAISIEYNQNYSNAYYMTAKIFAKRDRVAESIDYLEKAVQYGGFRNSRAHYLLFKLLKVREDKTGKNTFKIFKNLFLAVFKLAFEEEAKKEICTKFSYLKFFPIFFQGYYLEKTKSVYQAIDLYVKAIEKAPGFLLLYLHLGNAYRLAGSLEDAINEYKMAIWLDPTHVAAHKLLCSIYEEQGNYDSAIELYAKLIDMNPNDAIYHSNLANIYYLKGDIKEAVSFYQTAISLNPNKNWTSIIAQTLGYIFHESKDNFDAAISAYQSASLLNPTDVDIYISLGSAFYDKGDYANALATYRMALEVDPNNARIHCNLGFLLWGKGKIEEAVKEYEKSIKLDPSYDIAYNNLGVIYLDDLGYIQEAIDNLRKAIESNTQYALANYNLGRAMAVKGDKIEAARLFQVAMDLNNHTNEMDQREIKVKIQELFD from the coding sequence ATGAGTGAAACAGTAATAATTGAAAAGTTGAACAATAAAATAGAAAAAATGCAAAAAAACGGCAACATTTCAAAAGCCATAGAAATGTGTCAAACCGCTATCCAAAATGATCCTACGAACGCCGGATTACATATAAGGCTTGGTGATTTATATTTGGAAAATCATCTTAATATTTATCAACCAAAGCAATTTCTGGATGATGCGATTTTAGAGTACCAGCGAGCTTTAGAATCAAATTTAAATTCGTCGGATATTCATTATAAACTCGGCTGTGCTTATTATTATAAAGGGGAATTGGAAAAAGCCCTGAATCATTTTGCTATAAGTATTGAATACAATCAAAATTATTCAAATGCTTATTATATGACCGCAAAAATCTTTGCAAAAAGAGATAGAGTTGCAGAGTCTATAGATTACCTCGAAAAAGCTGTGCAATATGGCGGATTTAGAAATTCTCGGGCTCATTACCTTTTATTCAAACTTTTAAAAGTGCGGGAAGATAAAACAGGCAAAAATACTTTTAAGATATTTAAAAATTTATTTTTAGCAGTATTTAAACTTGCCTTTGAAGAGGAAGCCAAAAAAGAAATTTGTACAAAATTTTCTTACTTAAAGTTTTTTCCTATTTTTTTTCAGGGATATTATCTGGAAAAGACAAAAAGTGTATATCAGGCTATAGATCTTTATGTTAAAGCAATAGAAAAAGCTCCGGGCTTTTTGCTTTTGTATTTGCATCTGGGAAATGCCTACAGACTGGCAGGTTCTTTAGAGGATGCCATAAATGAATATAAAATGGCAATATGGCTTGATCCTACCCATGTTGCCGCACACAAACTCCTTTGTTCTATTTATGAAGAGCAGGGAAATTATGACAGTGCCATAGAACTTTATGCAAAATTAATAGATATGAATCCAAATGATGCGATATATCATAGTAATTTGGCAAATATTTATTATTTAAAAGGTGATATCAAAGAGGCTGTCTCTTTTTATCAAACAGCAATATCCTTAAACCCCAATAAAAACTGGACAAGTATTATTGCACAAACGCTCGGATATATTTTTCATGAATCAAAAGATAATTTTGATGCGGCAATAAGTGCTTACCAGAGTGCTTCTCTTTTAAATCCGACCGATGTAGATATTTATATAAGTCTTGGAAGTGCTTTTTATGATAAGGGTGATTATGCGAATGCTCTTGCAACATACAGGATGGCTCTGGAAGTAGACCCGAATAATGCCAGAATCCATTGTAATTTAGGCTTTTTACTTTGGGGTAAAGGCAAGATTGAAGAAGCTGTCAAAGAATACGAAAAATCAATTAAGTTAGACCCTAGCTATGATATAGCTTATAACAATTTAGGAGTAATTTATCTTGACGATCTGGGATATATTCAAGAAGCAATAGATAACCTCCGTAAAGCTATTGAAAGTAATACTCAATACGCTCTGGCTAATTACAATTTAGGTAGGGCAATGGCTGTTAAAGGTGATAAAATAGAAGCTGCAAGACTATTTCAGGTAGCTATGGATTTAAATAACCATACTAATGAAATGGATCAACGTGAAATTAAAGTTAAGATTCAGGAGTTATTTGACTAA
- the rny gene encoding ribonuclease Y, with amino-acid sequence MESISIITIVLAVLAVLFLAYAVYQYAQLKNMNEKVQNINEEAARKIKDAEEQIKLQKKEALISAKEALQSQKQEFDNEVRERRNELGRLEKRLLEKEEKLETKMQSAVDRESELAKKLDELYEKEDYLADLVEKHIRELERVSGLSSEDAKKILLEHLEKELKLEAAQLIRENEAYIKETSNEKSREILSTTMQRCAIDQAVESTVSVVNLPNDEMKGRIIGREGRNIRALETLTGVDLIIDDTPEAVVLSSFDPVRRQIAKVALEKLISDGRIHPVRIEDMVEKAKSEIEETMYKEGEAAAYELGVINLHPESIRTLGRLLYRTSYGQNVLKHSLEVGHIAGMLATEIGANVDVAKRAGLLHDVGKALDQTHEGTHIQLGVDFARRYGEQECIIHAIEAHHDDVVANSVEAVLVKIADALSAGRPGARRDTLEIYIKRIKKLEEIATGYEGIKRSFAVQAGREIRVLVQPTVFDDVAASKLARDIAKKIETELDYPGQIRVTVVREVRSTEIAK; translated from the coding sequence ATCGAAAGCATAAGTATTATTACAATAGTATTGGCTGTGCTTGCAGTTTTGTTTTTGGCGTATGCTGTTTATCAGTATGCTCAGCTTAAAAACATGAATGAAAAAGTTCAAAATATAAACGAAGAAGCTGCAAGAAAAATTAAAGATGCCGAAGAACAAATTAAACTCCAGAAAAAAGAAGCATTAATTTCAGCAAAAGAAGCTCTTCAAAGTCAAAAACAAGAATTTGACAATGAAGTCCGTGAAAGAAGAAATGAACTCGGAAGACTTGAAAAAAGACTTCTTGAGAAAGAAGAAAAATTAGAAACCAAAATGCAGTCAGCTGTCGATAGAGAAAGCGAACTTGCTAAAAAACTTGATGAATTGTATGAAAAAGAAGATTATTTAGCAGACCTCGTAGAAAAACATATTCGCGAACTTGAAAGAGTTTCAGGACTTTCAAGCGAAGATGCCAAGAAAATACTCCTCGAACATCTGGAAAAAGAGTTAAAACTCGAAGCTGCTCAGCTTATCCGTGAAAATGAAGCTTATATTAAAGAAACTTCAAATGAAAAATCACGTGAAATCCTGTCTACTACAATGCAAAGATGTGCTATAGATCAGGCTGTTGAGTCAACTGTTTCTGTAGTGAACCTTCCTAACGATGAAATGAAAGGAAGAATCATAGGCAGAGAAGGAAGAAATATCCGCGCTCTGGAAACACTTACAGGTGTTGACTTAATTATTGATGATACTCCTGAAGCGGTTGTTTTATCTTCATTTGATCCTGTCAGAAGACAAATAGCTAAAGTAGCTCTCGAAAAATTGATTTCAGACGGAAGAATTCACCCTGTTCGAATAGAAGATATGGTTGAAAAAGCCAAAAGCGAAATAGAAGAAACCATGTACAAAGAAGGTGAAGCCGCTGCATATGAATTAGGTGTCATAAACTTGCATCCTGAATCTATCAGAACTTTAGGAAGGCTTCTATATAGAACAAGCTACGGTCAAAATGTTCTTAAACACTCTTTAGAAGTAGGACATATCGCTGGAATGCTTGCTACAGAGATAGGAGCAAATGTTGATGTTGCAAAAAGAGCAGGTCTTCTCCATGATGTCGGTAAAGCGCTCGACCAAACGCATGAAGGAACGCATATTCAGCTTGGTGTTGATTTTGCAAGACGCTATGGTGAGCAAGAATGTATCATTCATGCTATAGAAGCCCATCATGACGACGTTGTAGCAAATTCTGTGGAAGCTGTACTTGTTAAAATTGCAGATGCATTAAGTGCAGGAAGACCGGGAGCAAGACGAGATACTCTTGAAATATATATTAAGAGAATTAAAAAACTCGAAGAAATTGCTACAGGCTATGAAGGTATTAAAAGATCATTTGCTGTTCAAGCAGGACGCGAAATCAGAGTACTTGTTCAACCGACAGTATTTGATGATGTAGCAGCAAGCAAACTGGCAAGAGATATCGCCAAGAAAATAGAAACAGAATTGGATTATCCCGGTCAGATACGAGTTACAGTAGTAAGAGAAGTCAGATCTACTGAAATAGCAAAATAA
- a CDS encoding MFS transporter — MEAQIRPAKLPKVSVWQFINLCIGGIGLQFAWAMQIGLTSRVTEPLGATPLILGLIWLAGPITGILVQPIVGTVSDNIWTRFGRRRPFLMTGAILGALALVLMPYSPTLLWAALSLWIIDICVNVSMGPHRALVPDTMPSEQHALANSFFSFGAGFGAIIVFGFPYFLKTFFHQQISIHSQFLIAAIVLVLGMGWTCFSVKEKYLPEEKKIEDKENPFESINMFLISGLISAAILTVLISFGVFGKFDLSNNNFITTILSWFVLILSFPMLAMALKSFYTKEIAKICAMQYFTWIGMMCLFIYFNNYVVHNIFLIPDLTSATEVIKKAYESRVMEATNLSGLGFAFFNLVCFLVSIPLGLLCNKFGKKNIHSFALFTLGLAFLGFAFFAKTKLEVLFFMGLAGIGWASILTLSYALLMDNIKKGTEGSSLGKMNLFVSGPQILSSIAVGYLINKSPMQINSGLTNHWEYAFIVGGIAMFIASLITLTIKRENIGQEKNQFVFEEELVPSENI; from the coding sequence ATGGAAGCTCAAATTAGACCGGCTAAATTGCCAAAAGTTTCTGTATGGCAATTTATAAATCTTTGCATTGGCGGAATAGGCTTACAGTTTGCATGGGCAATGCAAATAGGACTTACAAGCCGTGTCACAGAGCCTCTTGGAGCAACACCATTAATTCTGGGCTTAATTTGGCTGGCCGGTCCGATAACAGGAATCCTTGTTCAACCTATAGTCGGAACAGTAAGCGATAATATCTGGACAAGATTTGGCAGAAGAAGACCTTTTTTAATGACAGGAGCAATTTTAGGCGCTTTAGCACTTGTACTGATGCCTTATTCTCCAACTCTTTTATGGGCAGCTCTCTCTCTCTGGATCATAGATATATGTGTTAACGTCAGCATGGGACCACATAGAGCTCTTGTTCCCGATACAATGCCTTCGGAACAGCATGCTCTGGCAAATTCATTTTTCAGTTTTGGTGCAGGATTTGGAGCTATTATTGTTTTTGGGTTTCCGTATTTTTTAAAAACATTTTTTCATCAACAAATTTCAATTCACAGCCAATTTTTAATAGCTGCAATTGTTCTCGTTCTCGGAATGGGATGGACCTGTTTCAGCGTAAAAGAAAAATATTTACCTGAAGAAAAGAAAATAGAAGATAAAGAAAATCCTTTTGAATCAATAAATATGTTTTTAATAAGCGGACTGATTTCCGCGGCTATATTAACTGTGCTAATCAGTTTTGGAGTCTTTGGAAAGTTTGATCTTTCAAATAATAACTTTATAACAACTATTCTTTCATGGTTCGTACTGATTCTTAGTTTTCCGATGCTGGCAATGGCCTTAAAGAGTTTTTACACAAAAGAAATAGCTAAAATATGTGCGATGCAGTACTTTACCTGGATTGGAATGATGTGTTTATTTATTTATTTCAATAATTATGTCGTACACAATATTTTTCTTATTCCTGATTTAACATCAGCTACTGAAGTTATTAAAAAAGCCTACGAATCCAGAGTTATGGAAGCTACAAATCTCTCAGGATTAGGATTTGCCTTTTTTAATCTTGTTTGTTTCCTTGTTTCAATACCGCTTGGTCTTTTATGCAATAAATTCGGCAAGAAAAATATACATTCTTTTGCCCTTTTTACATTAGGATTAGCGTTCTTAGGCTTTGCGTTTTTTGCAAAAACAAAACTCGAAGTCCTCTTTTTTATGGGGCTTGCAGGAATCGGCTGGGCCTCAATCCTTACACTCTCCTATGCCTTATTAATGGACAATATTAAAAAAGGTACAGAAGGCTCTTCTCTTGGCAAAATGAACCTGTTTGTTTCAGGACCTCAAATTTTATCTTCTATAGCTGTCGGCTATTTAATAAACAAAAGTCCGATGCAAATAAACTCAGGGTTAACAAATCATTGGGAATACGCTTTTATTGTCGGAGGAATTGCAATGTTTATTGCTTCTCTGATAACACTTACCATAAAAAGAGAAAATATAGGTCAAGAAAAAAATCAGTTTGTTTTTGAAGAAGAACTTGTTCCTTCGGAAAATATTTAA
- the recA gene encoding recombinase RecA: protein MATKEKSKPEAFQVTLDSEKKKSLEATIGKIEKDFGKGAIMRLGDKTGVGVESIPTGILSLDVALGIGGVPRGRIVEIYGPESSGKTTLAQHIIAEAQRKGGIAAFIDAEHALDPEYAKNLGVNIDELLLSQPDTGEQALEITEELVRSGAIDVIVIDSVAALVPKAEIDGEMGDSHMGLQARLMSQALRKLTGIVGKTRTTVIFINQLRQKIGIMFGNPETTTGGNALKYYASLRLDIRKIETLKKDGQEYGNRVKVKVVKNKVAPPFRISEFDIIYGEGVSKVGCILDVAVDMNIVNKSGSWFSYNDNKLGQGRDKAIEYFKENTELLAEVENIVRNNIKVGNTAVPSEISEAEDTE from the coding sequence ATGGCAACAAAAGAAAAATCAAAACCTGAAGCATTCCAGGTTACATTGGATTCGGAAAAAAAGAAATCACTTGAAGCAACAATTGGCAAAATAGAAAAAGATTTTGGCAAAGGCGCAATAATGCGACTGGGGGACAAAACAGGTGTTGGTGTGGAATCAATCCCTACAGGTATCCTTTCTTTGGATGTAGCGTTAGGTATAGGCGGTGTACCAAGAGGAAGAATAGTAGAAATATACGGTCCGGAAAGCAGTGGTAAAACCACACTTGCTCAGCATATCATAGCAGAAGCCCAAAGAAAGGGTGGAATAGCAGCATTTATTGATGCAGAGCATGCTCTTGACCCTGAATATGCTAAAAATCTTGGTGTGAATATAGATGAACTGCTTTTAAGCCAGCCTGACACAGGTGAACAGGCTTTGGAAATAACCGAAGAATTAGTTCGTTCAGGAGCTATTGATGTAATTGTAATAGATTCTGTAGCTGCATTAGTTCCAAAAGCTGAGATTGACGGTGAAATGGGCGACAGCCACATGGGGCTTCAGGCAAGACTTATGAGTCAGGCTTTAAGAAAACTTACAGGTATTGTCGGAAAAACAAGAACGACCGTTATTTTTATTAACCAGCTAAGACAAAAAATCGGCATTATGTTTGGAAATCCCGAAACGACCACAGGCGGTAATGCTTTAAAATATTATGCAAGTTTAAGACTTGATATAAGAAAAATCGAAACACTTAAAAAAGATGGACAAGAATACGGAAACAGGGTCAAAGTAAAAGTTGTTAAAAACAAAGTTGCTCCTCCGTTCAGAATTTCCGAATTCGACATTATTTACGGAGAAGGCGTTTCCAAAGTCGGCTGTATTCTTGATGTTGCTGTCGATATGAATATCGTTAACAAATCAGGAAGCTGGTTTAGTTATAATGATAACAAGCTTGGGCAAGGTAGAGATAAGGCTATAGAGTATTTTAAAGAAAATACCGAGTTGCTTGCCGAAGTAGAAAATATTGTCAGAAATAACATAAAAGTCGGCAATACTGCGGTTCCTTCGGAAATATCGGAAGCAGAAGATACCGAATAA
- a CDS encoding PHP domain-containing protein, with the protein MGLDLHTHSVYSDGSLTPEEIVDVTINLGLAAVSITDHDNILAYEYARSHAEMRSKETGNTQLEIIPGIEINTMHEKQEVHILGYYINSANKQMQDLIAYQQHVRIQQTIEIVKKLKDEAKINIKLEDVTSLVKEGGSVGRPHIAKAIVNAGGVSNMIEAYRRYICDNSPTYVKRKTVSPFEAVETIYESGGIPVVAHPCDLNGAEDLIKELMNYGLRGVEVYHRKHSPAIIEYYSSIAEKYKLIMTGGSDCHGPRPNGQLVLGKVHVPAWVLTELKKEKSRLEIAAN; encoded by the coding sequence TTGGGACTAGATTTGCATACCCATAGCGTCTATTCTGATGGGAGTCTTACCCCTGAGGAAATTGTTGACGTTACCATAAACTTAGGATTGGCGGCTGTTTCTATTACTGATCATGACAACATCCTTGCATATGAATATGCAAGAAGTCATGCTGAAATGCGTTCAAAAGAAACAGGAAATACTCAGCTTGAGATTATCCCCGGAATTGAAATTAATACAATGCATGAAAAGCAGGAAGTGCATATTCTCGGTTATTATATAAATTCCGCTAACAAACAAATGCAGGATTTAATCGCCTATCAGCAGCATGTAAGAATTCAACAAACAATTGAAATAGTTAAAAAACTTAAAGATGAAGCTAAAATCAATATCAAGCTTGAGGATGTAACTTCACTTGTTAAAGAAGGCGGTAGTGTTGGCAGACCGCATATTGCAAAAGCAATAGTTAATGCTGGCGGGGTTTCAAATATGATTGAAGCCTACAGAAGATATATTTGCGATAATTCCCCGACCTATGTAAAACGAAAAACAGTTTCGCCTTTTGAAGCAGTTGAAACAATTTATGAATCAGGCGGAATTCCTGTTGTAGCTCATCCTTGTGATCTTAATGGTGCTGAAGACCTTATAAAAGAGCTAATGAACTACGGTCTAAGAGGCGTAGAAGTCTATCACAGAAAACATTCACCTGCAATAATAGAATATTATTCAAGTATTGCAGAAAAATATAAATTAATAATGACGGGAGGCTCGGATTGTCACGGCCCAAGACCGAACGGACAGCTTGTTCTGGGGAAAGTCCATGTCCCTGCATGGGTGTTAACAGAGCTTAAAAAAGAAAAAAGCCGCCTTGAAATAGCAGCTAATTAA